The Panicum virgatum strain AP13 chromosome 3N, P.virgatum_v5, whole genome shotgun sequence genome includes the window GTAGTTGTCCGCATGGACGGCGAGCTTCTGAAGGATACGGAGGCCAACTACAACCAGCCCTTTGTAGCCATGGAGGAGCCGGTGATTGTCACTTTCCGGAGACTCACCTTCAGCGGCCTTTGGTCTTGGGACGCCGTCGATTGCTAGGTAGTCTTGATCGTATTCCTAAAACAGCCAATCTCTATCCCTCAGGCTGCCAGATGTGTTCATCAAATGTGTCGAGCAGGGAAGATATGCAGTGAATGGCTACTCCCGGGAATTGCTCCAACCGGATGCTGCCGGCAACAAGGGCCACTATCCTGGCAGCCTCCTCCCTGATTTCTGAGCTATATGGGCTTGTAGGACCAAATGTCTCCAGCAGCTGCCGCACCACATGGCTAAAGGATGTTGATCCAGTTAGTACTTGTTTGATCAGACCGGCCTGTCCAGAACACCTATGTTTTGGCCGAAGGAGTGCGCCAAGAATCCGAACCCCAGACAGATAGCTTTTGCGTGAGTTAGGTTTCATTGTCAGGTCTGCAGCATATTTGACAAGGTTCCTTCCTCTGGCGAAAGATGGGTCCTTCTCACATTCCCTGACCATTTCTCTTAGGTACTCCAACACTATCTCCTGATCCAGCTGATACCACCTGCCAACTTCTTTTGCTATTCTACGTTTTGCCCCATGATAATATATGAACCTGTAGCCAAATAGAATGCCTTGTGCCACAGCTAAGGAGTACAAAACCTCCAGTGCAGGCTTCATGTTAGAGTCTTCCTTGATGCTGCCGAAATCATGGTCTATAAGACGCCATAGTGAGATCCCAGCAGAGATGAACAACCCAAACACATAGAGAATCGCTAGAGGGCACAACAGAAATGCAAACACAAGCAGCTGAACTGCAAACACGCCATATGCTAAAGCCCAACGGGCATTTGATGGCTCCTCTCCAGTTTTACTTGAGTGGATGATCATGCTACCTATAGCAGCCAACAAACCCCATCCAGAGTTTATGACATTTCTTAATGTCTCCGGTATAATAAAATCAGAGACCCTGTTTGCATGTTGCAAGTTAGATGAGAAAGTTTGCAAGTGGTTTAATGAATCGAGGGAAAACATTAACTTTGAAATGAACTAGGTAGAAAAGTTAcgaattatattaaaaagaaaaataaaaagtcgAAGCTCAACAATAAAACTAATAGAAAAATACAACTGCAACATCAACCAACGCCTGGCAACTCAACCAACTACTCGCGGCATTGCTGATGATGTCACCACACCTTCATCATAGCAGGGCATCGGCATGGTTCCATAAAAATAACCAAAGTGAATTCAAGGAAACAATCGAGGTCAAGCCAATCTTTTTTGTAGATATATAGTGTTTGCACATCTTGTTTAATTTGTTCTATGCCATGAATATGAGTCATAACTTCTTTTCTCCTTAGTATTTGAGATACAAATCTGGGAACAATTTACGTAGATACTATTTTCGCGAGTTCATTCACAAATTTATATGTGTTGAGTTACAATATCCAAGTACATAAACTCCATTCACAATATTTTGTTTCTCTCATTGTGTTGAGGAGGTGATTTAATATATTCACATTTTACAAATGACAGTGATGAGGATGAAAGAAGAGCTCGTCATGCCAGATAGGACCAAGGCAATTCAATGACAACTAATTAGGTTCCTTATGGACAAGGTTGTAAAACCCGAAGAAGAATTCCACTACAATGGATATAATATAAATTGATCATAGCCTTTGTAAACAAAACGGTAGCTACTGTTTTGTAATATATATTGTCATTAAATGTTACATAATTAATATGTACTATATTGTGTAAATATATGTTATAATTGGTTTCATACATTTTCAACTTGATCAAGAACCATGTGAACGTATAGCAGTAGTACGCAAAAGAACATGTATAGCACTGGAGTGTAAATAAACAACAAAAAGAGTggaaacagaaaagaaaaactaaaacTAATTACGGGTTGACACCGATAAGTATTAAAGGTGAGACCCGCACGTTGCTGCGTAAAGACCGCTTCAGTACTAGTTGGCTTTACTATCTGATACTAAAGCCTTGTTTTAGTATTAGTCTGTTGACTCAATACTAAAGGTCAGGATATTTAGTCTCCAGGTGACATGCATGAAACCGAGAGTAAATGGGATTTTTGAAGGGAAAAGTCCTATTTTCAACACTGAACTATCACGATTGTTCGATTTTCAACCCTGAACTCCAAAACCAGACATCTTGCACCATCCAACTATCGAAACCGTGCAAAATACACCCCTAAACCAAATCCACCCCGGTTTTCAGCCACGTCACCCGTCCACGTGGCGCCAATGGCCACGTCAGctaccctctcctctctctttctctcacaGACAGGTGGGCCACCACCTCCTCTCACTACTCGCTGCCGTCACCTGCTttgtcttcctcctccgccatcACAACCACCGTTGGCGAGgaggggggagagggagagggagggaggagggaagaggagggggcggcgcgcgccatggcctccgcgagctcgagcccgccgccgcgcccggcgcgcgcgagccgcgggaggggagggaggatggAAGTGCGAACCACCGCACCGGAGCTGAGCTCGAGCTTGCGGCCTGCCGAGGCCCCCATGGGACTGCCGCCGCCGGGTCCGCCATGGTCCTCTgccgcgcgcctccgcccccgccatggccgccaccgcgcgtctccgcctcgccatGGTGCTCGAGCTTGCGGCCCGCCGAGGCCCCCATGGGACTGCCGCCGCTGGGCCCGCCATGGTCCTCCGCTGCGTGCCTCCgcccccgccatggccgccgccgcgcgtctccgcctcgccatGCCGGAGCTCTGCGCGCCCCTCCGCGtggcaaggaggcggcggcggcgggccagaTCTGGCTGCCGCGCCCGGCCATCTCCCGCGCCCGGGCCGGCGAGCCAGCTCCGCCACGCCTGGCGctgcgcctggccgccgccggcacgcggGCCGGCGAGCCAGCTCCGCCGTGGCCCGCGGCCGGCACGCGAGCCAGCTCTACCACCTgcgcggggaggagaggagagtgagggcccgccatggccccgcagggaggagaggagagtgaggacggcgcctggcgccggcgccgcgggtgcgaggagcggcgccggcgagaggGGGTGCGAGGAGCGGTGCCAGTGAGGgggggcgaggagcggcgccggcgagggcgtgCGTCGGGAGAGTAGGGGGTGCGAGGAGAAAGACAGAAGAGAGAGGAGTGGTGGTGGCCCACCTGTTTGTGAGAGAAAGATAGAGGAGATGGTAGTTGACGTGGCCATTGGCGCCACGTGGACGGGTGACGTGGCTGAAAACTGGGGTGGATTTGGTTTGGGGGGGTATTTTGCACGGTTTCGATAGTTGGAGGGCGCAGGATATCTGGTTTTGGAGTTcagggttgaaaatcggacgatCGTGATAGTTCAAGATTGAAAATAggatttttccttttccctttttgaacTGGTACTAAAACCCTGTAGTGCATGATGTCGTATGTGGAAACAACTTGGTTTTTTTAAGTGACGATTTCCCTACGCAAGTTAAATATGATTTCTACAATTGTAGCGACACTAGCCAGAACATACGGAGCACCCAACGCTCCACAGGCACATGCAGGCAATAGTGCAACAGAAAACTCATGCGTCAGCACACGGCAAGCAGCACACTCTCGCGCCCTCAGATAAGTGAGAGAAACAAGAGCTAAAACCAGGATTAAATACTATGGATAGCCTGTGAAACAACATGAACTGGAGGGGTTGTTTATTCATCTATTACAAGCGCTCTAGTTAAATGATGTGGTACTTTTAGAAATATCAAAAATCAAAGTCCCCATTGGGCTTCAGAAAACACAGGATGGATATGCAATAATGCAGGCAACACAGCAAACAAAAGGTGTTGGAATGAAACGGTATTGAGAGCGTCTAACCTGATAGTCTGGATGAGAGTGAGAGACCAGAAGTCTTTCCTCTCCAGATTGTCGACATAGCCTCCGAGGACGGCCGTGGACCACGTAACCACCAGCAAGGTCAGCCCTCTGACGCCCATCAGCAGGTACCCCATGAACACGGCGTACCCGTTGATGAACATCACCTCGTCCCAGCGCGAGTCGTCAATGTTGATCGGGCCATCCATTCTTCCCTTACCAAATTATTAGCAGCAGCCTAGATCAGTGCTAGCTGCACTATCGTCATTGCAGAAAGGAAAAAGGTTAATTACCCGGACAACATGAACTACTATCACAAATACTAATGTACGTAGGTTGCATTACTGTTACCTTGCAGGAGTGCCTGAACACAGGTAGGCCCCTGCAGCTTCCTTGCTCGATCGAAGTCAAAGTGGATGCAGTTGTGCCCTACAGTCAAGTGCAGGAAGTCAGAGAATGGCGAGATCTTCAGCTGGAGGGATCGAGCGTCGAAGGATGAGGATGATAACCAGGCCGGGAAGAAAGGAACTGATGCAGTCGGCGCTTTCCCATAGCAGCATCTACCTTTACTTGCACAGTGAGGAGTGGACAGCTAAATTTAAATCGAAAAGCAGGAAATCTCGAGGAGTTTAATATGCCATTATTCCCGGCGGGTGATGCATGCATGCTCCTAGGCTAAAGAGGAACAAAGCTGCACTGGACGCGACCCGTTCGGCAgcgatgcaaaaaaaaaaaaaaaagtgcatcGGCCACACATGAGCCAATTTCTTCGAACAGGTTTCTTTTATTCTGATGTACCAATATCCCGCTACGGGAGCTCAATTAATTGAGTGGGCCCTTGAGCTCCGACTTGCTCCACAGAATTGATCATGGAGAATGGCCCCTCAGTGTAGTTGAGGGATCGCTGAGGGTGGTGTGCCAGTTTTTGATGGTTCCAGCTGGGGAGACCAGCTACAGGCTGCGCTGCCAAATCTCAAGAAACGAAGAGGCAATCAGAACTATGCAAGGTATTCTCAGGTGTGACAAGTGTGGTCTAAAGCTGAAGAAGCAAGTCATCAGGATTCTCCCGCATCTGTCGTCCATGGGTAGTTCAGGAATGAGCACCACAAGCAAAGAAAACTTTACCCAAGTGCTGGTACACATGTTCACAAATAATGAGAACTCTGATGGCTCCATTGCAGAATTGGCAGGCGAAGCACACGCGAGACTGACAGGTGGCACAAATATCTTGAAGACGGAAGAAGGAAACGCTATTATTGGCTATCTCATGAATGTGTCACTCCTAACTGTCATGAATAACCCATTGCAAAGAAGTGCAGCCGAGATCCTGGAGCATCTGTGCGTTCACTGCACATTGGATGATGGCTACCACGAGGAACTGAAGGGATTGATCATACATGCTGTACCACAGGTAATCCATGTGGATAAGAGCAGAATTTATTTGCGTTTTCTGAAACAAGTCTTATAGTTAGTTTTGAAACCCTCTAACTTAAGTACTCGGTTGCAGCTTCTCCAGGAGATTCTCCACCGTAACTGGATAGCAATGGCCCGAGAGATGGAGTTGTGTTTGATTGCAGCCCTCTTATCCTGGAGTTGTGTACGATCAACTTTCCATTGAGGCTCCAAAGGATGGTAGACGGGAACAACCATGGCACGCCTGTATGCCTCATGATAGTTAAACTCACTGTGAGGATGGTCACATCCATGATCAAAGACAGGTGCAGCTACACTAAGAGAGACATGGAGAGCTTGATCAACTCACTGTCCACGGCTTCAGTAACCATGTTAGATCTTGAAAGCTCCATGGTTTTTGCCAATGAGGACCATGTCACAAATGATAAGGACTGATAATTCTTTTGTTTCCCTCGAAAAAGAAGCACGGTAACTTCTGAACCAGGAAATGGTATGAGCGATAGTAGCAGCTGGCCCCATTGAGGGTAACTTGCCTGCTGCATGCGTAGGTGGATTCTGTATATCCATCTCCAATCTTTAGCAGGACGTAAAGCATTTTATGCATATCGTCCTACCACTGAAAGGAAACTGCTGCATGTCGTGAGTTGTCACTTGTGCAATTACTACAAGTATAACAAGGACCCCGTCAGCTATATATCATGTAAATAAAAGAAGAAACTAAGACATTTGCCTTTGGCACTGCTTGAAGTAGAGCTTCTTTCAGGGATTCGAGATAGTTATCATCGTTGGTGTAATAATTGCATAGATGCCTCAGGATTTCTGCTGCTCCCATTCTGTATATGTTGTTTTTTGCACCCTAGGCCATTCTCAGTGCACAGTTTCATGACACAATTACCTAGATTtgagaactaggtaactgtgtTGTCTGAGTTCCCATGAaactccctcctctctcctcgccATGCCAACAAAATTGATGATGTGGTATAtaatttaatgtcatgaaactctCCATGAAACCCCCATTGAGACTGGAGTGAGGTCGCCTAATGAAGGGGAAGAGTCACTAGCTGCTCGTAAGATAAGCATGGCACTTCTTTCACTTTGTGAAGACAACATTACTAGTTGTTAGCCTGCCAAATTTCTGATGTAACTGTGCTTCCTGATCCAATGAATGTTACTGTACAGATACTGAAAGAATTCTAATTCATACGATCTATATTTCTGAAGAAAGATGTGTAGCAGTACTAGTATAAACCTTGTACTCCATTCTTCAGTGGCCATGATAAAAGATGTATGCATGGATAAATACAGGAGGATCAGTACTACTGGTACTGGCAGCCCGATCTGCCTCTGCCTGACATATTACAATAACTTAACCATTTCTATCGACTCCAACTTTGTAAAGGGTaagaatattttttattattaagTATGACACATGTAATCTATTGAAACAATTAACTACCTGGATTGATGGTTGCTATCGAATTATTGGATTTAAATACCATCTCCTCTCACTTCAGGCCCAGTCCTAATGAGGATTTTATTCCTATTAAAATCATGTACCATCAAAACATACTCACAGGAATTGGGGTCCATCTTGGAGATTTGGATCCTGAATAACATGTTTTGTATCATTTCAATCTGATTTCCCACCACTTGGTAGATTTTATAGGTCTGCCAATGCCTGCTTACTGGCAACTACTCAATCACTCAATCTTCCAATGAAGCAAAGGTTGCTTGCAGTGCAACAAAGGGTCTCACCTGAAACAAGGAAAATATAATTATATACATTGAATCAAAGTATCTAAGACCAAATTGATTACCACAAGGATGGAAAACTGTTAGCATATTATGGGCAAGAATATCTGATCCAAAGCTCTCAACATTGCATTATCTGTTGAGTTCCAATGTCAGATTTACATGTTAAACTGAAAGAACTTTGTAGGTCCCACTTAAAATACTTAAGTGACATCATAATAAGTGCAAATGGAAACATTAACAATGAACACAGCACATAATTCACCAGAAATCTCCACATGAGCAACTGCCATTGGTAAAATGGTGAAATCTGTACACATCCCTTAATACAATTTCTCTTCCTGTGACATTAGAGGTAAATTTCATCCAATTGTGGCAGTCATTGCAGACACGAAGATTCTTAATCACCCGAAGGGGCATACAAGGAGGCAAACTCATTAACCCAAAAGCAACAGCTAACTTCTCACTATGGACGAAGGAAGTGGGATCTCTCTGTTCTTGCTCTCTTTCATGGAAGAGATGGTAATTATCGTGTTTGTACCCTATTTTGGCTATCCTGTCATTTAGATCAGCTAAAAAAATGTATATCTGGTCAGCCAAGGGGTGCAACCGATCACCAGCAAAGAATGCATGAACTGCACTCTTTACTTCAATCCAACTACGACCTGGTTCCTTTTTTACTCCTCTATctttcatcatctttctgaCCTGATCCCTATTGGACCACTTTCCAGTTACAGCATATGCATTTGAAAGAAGGACATACGACGCTGAATCATGAGGCTCTAACTCCAAGAGATGTTTGGCAGCAAGCTCCCCGATTTCTATATTCTTGTGTACTTTACAAGCACTGAGAAGGGTTCTCCAAACCATTGCATCAGCAGCTATTGGCATTTCCTCAACAAATCTCCTTGCACGATCAAGTTGACCAGCTCGTCCAAGAATATCCACGACACAAGCATAATGGTCAGGTGTTGGAGTAATTCCATACTCATTTGACATTGATTTAAAGTGTCTAAGGCCTTCCTCAACCAAACCCACATGACTGCAAGCAGCTAACACGCCTATGAATGTGACATCATTTGGTTTTAGACCTTCTTGCTtcatttgatcaaataaatcCAAAGCTTCTAGTCCACGTCCGTGCTGTGAACAACTTGTGATGATAGTATTCCATGACACCTCATTCCTCTCAGACATTTCAGAAAACTCCATTTTGGCATCTTCAATACTTCCACACTTTCCATATAGTGAAATCAAAGCATTGGAAACTTCAGTTTCAGAGGTGTGCCCTGTCTTAATAGCTCTACAATGTACTTGTTTTCCTTGTTTTATATCTGCAAGGTTAGCAGAAGCGCTTATAGAGGAAACAAATGTGAACACATTGTACTTGGCACCTGCTTCGCCCATCTGCTTGAATACCTTGAGAGCTTGTTCATATAGACCACTTTGTCCAAAACCGGAGACCATTCCATTCCATGTAATCTCATCCTTATGTTCAATTGCCCAAAACAAAGAGAAAGCTTCATGGCTTCTTCCACATCTTGCATACAGGTTTACCAACGTGTTCCAAATTGAAACATCAGCTGAATAACCAGACACATAAACCCGAGCATGAATCTGCAAGCCCTGGCGCATTGCTTTGATTCCAGCACAAGCACTTGCAGCACTAGCTAGTCCTATGTTATCTGGCCAAATTCCAAAATTCTGCATTTCTTTGAATGTTGCAAGAGCCTCTTCACAAAGGCCATGCTGCACATATCCAGCAATCATGGAAGTCCATGAGACCACATCTTTGTTTCCAAGCATTTCAAGAATTCTACGAGCTTTATCAAGCCACCCATATTTGGAATACATATCTATCAGTACACCACTAACATACATGTCAGATTCGAAGCCATTTTTTATACTTAATGCATGAATCTGCTCTCCAAGTTCAATTTGACCAGTGCAAGTGCAAGTCCTCAGAATGCACGGGTAGGTGAATTGGTTGGGACGTATACCAGCAGCTTGCATCTGACAAAAGATTTCAAAGGATTTTGCTAGATCACTGATCTGCCCATATGCCACAAGCATTAGATTCCATAGTACCACATTCGTCCTATCACCTGAATCAAAGATCTCATGGGCTGTTTCAATGTCCCCACATTTCACATAGAGATCGAGGAGTGAGCCTTCAATTATGTAATCCTGAGACATACCTGCTTTCAGTAAATATGAATGGAGTTGTTTTCCCTTTTGAAGATCCCCCACAGAGGCACAGGCTGCAAGCAGACTAGCTACTGTCACACAGTCAAGCCTCAACCCTGACGACTGCATCTCATCAAAGATTTCCAAAGCACGCTCACCATGTTCACACTGAGCATGTCCTGAGATCAATGTATTGAATGTCACTCTGTCACAGAACGGCATATCAGAAAATACTCTTTCTGCTAGCTTAAATGATCCAAATCGTAAGTAGAGAGCAATAAGCGCATTCCCCACAAAGGTCTCCGAACAGAATCCTTGCTTGTAAACTTGGGCATGGATCAGCCGACCTTGTGCAAAAAGCTCTGCCTTAGTACAAGCACTCAGCACACTGGACAGAACATACGGAGTGGGAACAACCGCAGATCGATGCATCTGGCGAAACAATCCGAGAGCCTCTATTCCAAGACCATTCTGTGCGTACCCGGACAGCATTGCAACCCACGAGACATGGTCCCTGACAGACAGATCCTCAAACATCCGCCTCGCCCACCTCAGGAGCCCATTCTTCGCGTACAGATCGATCAGCAGGTTGCCAATGAGACGGTCACCCCCAAGCCCACGCACAACTGACGTCGCGTGGATCTCCAGCACACGCGGCCAGCGATCGCCGCGCCCCCTGCACGTTCGCAGGGCGCACGCGAGGTCCGCCGAGCCCAGGGCTCCGTGCTGCCTGGCCTTCGCGGCGACGAGCGAGAGGGTTCTCTCCGTGCCGTCATGCGCGACGAACCAGGCGAGAGACCGGTGCAGCGAGGCCGCCGCTTCCCGACGCGTCATTCCGTCGAACACCTTGCCCGCGGCGCGAGCGCGACAGGGGTCATCATCCGCTGTCTGCTCGTGAGGATCGCGGAATTGCGCGCGAGAGCGGGAGTAGAAGATGTGACGAGGTCCGAGATGGTGGCGGCAGAGGCCAGGCCAGTGGCGTGGCccggcagaggcggcggcggcggcggcggttgggcgGGAAAGTGTCGATGAGGCGCTAGCTGCTGGCGGTTAGCGTCCGCGCGGGCAGCAAGGAAGCAAA containing:
- the LOC120666416 gene encoding uncharacterized protein LOC120666416 — protein: MDGPINIDDSRWDEVMFINGYAVFMGYLLMGVRGLTLLVVTWSTAVLGGYVDNLERKDFWSLTLIQTIRVSDFIIPETLRNVINSGWGLLAAIGSMIIHSSKTGEEPSNARWALAYGVFAVQLLVFAFLLCPLAILYVFGLFISAGISLWRLIDHDFGSIKEDSNMKPALEVLYSLAVAQGILFGYRFIYYHGAKRRIAKEVGRWYQLDQEIVLEYLREMVRECEKDPSFARGRNLVKYAADLTMKPNSRKSYLSGVRILGALLRPKHRCSGQAGLIKQVLTGSTSFSHVVRQLLETFGPTSPYSSEIREEAARIVALVAGSIRLEQFPGVAIHCISSLLDTFDEHIWQPEG
- the LOC120666417 gene encoding pentatricopeptide repeat-containing protein At4g13650-like — encoded protein: MTRREAAASLHRSLAWFVAHDGTERTLSLVAAKARQHGALGSADLACALRTCRGRGDRWPRVLEIHATSVVRGLGGDRLIGNLLIDLYAKNGLLRWARRMFEDLSVRDHVSWVAMLSGYAQNGLGIEALGLFRQMHRSAVVPTPYVLSSVLSACTKAELFAQGRLIHAQVYKQGFCSETFVGNALIALYLRFGSFKLAERVFSDMPFCDRVTFNTLISGHAQCEHGERALEIFDEMQSSGLRLDCVTVASLLAACASVGDLQKGKQLHSYLLKAGMSQDYIIEGSLLDLYVKCGDIETAHEIFDSGDRTNVVLWNLMLVAYGQISDLAKSFEIFCQMQAAGIRPNQFTYPCILRTCTCTGQIELGEQIHALSIKNGFESDMYVSGVLIDMYSKYGWLDKARRILEMLGNKDVVSWTSMIAGYVQHGLCEEALATFKEMQNFGIWPDNIGLASAASACAGIKAMRQGLQIHARVYVSGYSADVSIWNTLVNLYARCGRSHEAFSLFWAIEHKDEITWNGMVSGFGQSGLYEQALKVFKQMGEAGAKYNVFTFVSSISASANLADIKQGKQVHCRAIKTGHTSETEVSNALISLYGKCGSIEDAKMEFSEMSERNEVSWNTIITSCSQHGRGLEALDLFDQMKQEGLKPNDVTFIGVLAACSHVGLVEEGLRHFKSMSNEYGITPTPDHYACVVDILGRAGQLDRARRFVEEMPIAADAMVWRTLLSACKVHKNIEIGELAAKHLLELEPHDSASYVLLSNAYAVTGKWSNRDQVRKMMKDRGVKKEPGRSWIEVKSAVHAFFAGDRLHPLADQIYIFLADLNDRIAKIGYKHDNYHLFHEREQEQRDPTSFVHSEKLAVAFGLMSLPPCMPLRVIKNLRVCNDCHNWMKFTSNVTGREIVLRDVYRFHHFTNGSCSCGDFW